The sequence ATATGGTGTATTGGAGGCGAAAATGGGTGGTATTATGCCAATTGGCTATGGCGCATAAGGGGAATCCTCGATAAGATAGCCGGTGGTGTTGGTTTAAGAAGAGGTCGTACGTCGACCAATTCATTAAACGTTGGGGATGCATTGGACTTTTGGAGAGTATTGTATGCAGACAAAACGGAAGGCCGCTTACTGCTGTTTGCCGAAATGAAATTGCCGGGTGAAGCATGGCTGGAGTTCAGAATTGTTGAAAATAAATTGATACAAACAGCGACATTCCGACCAAAAGGCTTAATGGGACGTTTATACTGGTTTACAGTTCTTCCTTTTCATAGTTTCATTTTCAAAGGGATGATTCGAAAACTAACCCAATAGAGTAAAAGCACGCAAGAAAGCGGGCATTCCAAGATTAAATGATACCTGAACAGAGCAGTTTGCCCACACCAATAAAATTATTTATTATGAAGAAAATTTTAGTAGTAGCCGTTTTGATGGCCGGATGTTTTTTGCCGGCATTTGCTCAACGCGTCATCGTATTCCGCAACAAGTTGCTTCAACCAGACTCTGCTCTTTATCAAAGGGCATTAAAAAACAACCAGCCAGCAAACTACACATGGAAAGATGGCAACTCTGAATGGAAATTAAATAATCAGGGAGGCAATAACCGCTTACAACTTCCGGACTTGAAAGGCGGAAATCTGAATCTTGCAATGAATAGACCCCTTGAAATGGAAAAAATGCCGTGTGTAAAACCTTCGGGAAATTATCGGATACCCGTCAGCAAACCCGATTCGACTGTAAAACATACCCTGTTGATAAAGAAGTTCTGATGAAAGTTGCGTCGACTTTGCAATAACGAGTGATTGAAATTTGCTAAAATTTACTGCCATGCTATACCAAATGAAAATTATTACTTTATGAAATCGCTGCTTTTCATTCCGCTTCTTTTTTGTGCATTCCATTGCTTTGGACAATCGTCTGACATTAAAATCAACAACGATTATTTTCTTTTGGGGACTCTAAACGATTACATGGGAAGGGACAAATACAGCGAGGTAGCCAATCGGGTTGATGAGTATTATCCGAATGAAAAACCTCTTGTGTCCGTGCTTGATTCAATCTACAAAAACAGTTATCCGGATTTGGCTTTGGCGACAAGCCCCCAAACGGGCAGATTAGAATTGCGGTCAACGCTTCTATCACAAAAAATAAACGATTTCTATGATTTTCAGCCTTCTGGTCGTGGCACTTATTGCGGAAAAGCCGATTTCAAAACATTAAATCTTGACTCATTAGCAAAAACACCTGATTTTCACTCAAAATATTTCGAATCAGTTTATACTGGAAGTGTGAAGACCGACATTTTTACAAGCGACTCCGAACGGTTTTCTTTCATTGCGGGAGCATACATCCGGTTTGGAGGCAAAAAAGATTCGCTTTACTACATAAGTATTTCAAATTCCACCAGCAAGGTGAAAGTTCTGGCAGAACAATTGAAATACCTGAAATGCACCAACGTGGACTATGTTATAAAAAAAGACTACATCCCCTGTGGTCACACAGTGTATTTTACCCCAACGGAAGAATTGAGAAACTATCTTGAAACAAGCTATCGAAAGCAGGGGCATTTGTAGAGAACGTCAAGACGGGCTGTTGTATCAATATTCGCTTCCATGAGGACTATATTTTCAACTCAATAAAAGTTATTTAAAACAAATACTAATTTTAGCCCTGTTTTGTAATTAAAATAAAATTTGCACCTTTGCAATTCCAATTAATTTTTCTGACAGCCATTTTATGAGACTCATATTCTGGCTGTTTTTTAATTTATCATTCACCTTCAAAAACCAATTATGAAAAAAATTCTGACTTTAGCTGTAGTATTAATGGCAGCTGTAACCATGAATGCGCAGACCGATGTGCAGGCTCTTTACCATTTCAAAAATGGCGAAAAACACCTCACTTCAACCGTCGAAATGTTCAAAACCGACAATCACGGTAGCAACTATTTCTTCGTTGATATGGATTATGGTGTTGGAAGTGTAAAAGGTGTCAGCTCTGCTTATTGGGAAATCTCCCGCGGCATCAAATTCTGGAAATCACCGTTCGAAATCCACGTAGAATATGATGGCGGTTTAGGTCAGTATTATACTCCGGTAGGAAACGGAGCCTACACCATTAACGATGCATGGTTGTTTGGTGGACAGTACACATGGAACACAGCCGATTTCTCTAAAATCTTCACGCTTCAGGCTATGTACAAGACGATCCGCGACAAAAACAAAGCTTCGTTCCAGCTCACCGGTGTTTGGACATTGAAATTCTTCAAAGACAAATTTACAGCCAGTGGTTTTGCCGATTTCTGGAAAGAAGACAATTCATATGCTGATGGCAGAACCAGCAAATATGTGTTTGTTTCTCAACCTCAGTTCTGGTACAACGTAGACAGCCACTTCTCTGTAGGTAGCGAAATTGACCTGAGCTGCAGCTTTGCCGGTAACAGAAAATTCTATTTCGATCCGACTCTGGCCGCTAAATGGACATTCTAATTGCAGAGCAAAGAATAAAAACAAAAGAGTAAAGACATTAGATCATTATCTCAATAAACCATTTATAAACAAACTATTATGCTGGATCGTTTTTTCAAGCTCACCGACAATAAAACCAACGTTCGCACGGAGGTGATTGCCGGTGTCACCACATTTATGACGATGGCATATATCTTGTTCCTTAATCCGAACATTCTTTCGGTAACCGGAATGGATAAAAATGCCGTGTTCTTCGCTACTGCCGTTGGTGCAGGTATCGTAACTATCGCAATGGGTCTGATTGCCAACTTCCCGATGGCATTGGCTCCTGGTATGGGTCTCAACGCACTGTTTGCTACCGTTGCCGTAGCAGGTGTTGGTATGATGTCATGGCAAGTAGGGCTGGGCGCTGTATTTATTTCGGGTATCATCTTTATCATTCTCACGGTAACCCGCGTCCGACAAATACTGGTTGTAGCCGTTCCTACCTCCATGAAACTGGCAATTACGGTCGGTATCGGGTTGTTTATCACCATCATTGGGTTGAAGCTTTCCGAAGTAATGACCGTTAGCACAGCTGCTATTCAACCTACAATGGATGCAATGGGTAAAAACGGCGGTCATGCGCTGCTGAAATTCTTCGAGTGGAATGTTGGTATCGGTTCTTTCAAGAATCCATCCATGTTACTCTGCATCATCGGCCTTACCATCACAGCCATTTTGATGGCCCGTAAAATAAAAGGAGCTTTATTAATCGGTATCGTGGTTACCACCCTGATCGGAATTCCAATGGGTGTTACCGTTATTCCGGCTAACTTCACCTTCTTTGCATTGCCCGATTTCCACAACCTGGCAGTTGGCGCACTCGACATCAAAGGCGCATTCAGCATGGGTATCTGGACGGTAGTGTTCACCTTTACTTTCGTTGAATTGTTCGATACATTCGGAACGCTGGTCGGAACTGCCAACAAAGCAGGCCTGATCGACAAAGACGGTAACTCTCCCAAAATCGGAAAAGCGATGCTGGTAGATGCTATCGGGGTATCGTTTGGTGCATTGATGGGAACATCAACCATCACCACGTACGTGGAAAGTGCAGCCGGTATCGGCGAAGGTGGCCGCACAGGTCTTACCGCCATCACCACCGGTTTGCTCTTCCTGTTGGCGCTGTTGATTGCTCCGCTGGCTCAGCTGATTCCTGATGCTGCCACTGCTCCCGCATTGATTATCGTGGGTGTTTTGATGGCCTCGTCTATCGTTGATATCGACTTCAAAGACTTTACCGAAGGTTTTCCTGCATTCATGACTTTTGCCCTGATGCCTTTCACTTATAGCATCGCAAATGGTATTGCAGGCGGTATTGTTTTCTATACAATTTTGAAAGTTGTAACCGGTCAGGGCAAGAAAGTACACTGGATGATGTACCTGCTCTTCGCACTGGTAGTAGCCCGTTACATATTCCTGAGCGAATAAACAAGCTACTCATAAATAAACGAAAGCCCTTTGATGCTCTATCGCTCAAAGGGCTTTTTTATGAATTAAAATTTGCTTTTGACAAAGAAATTATTCAACTTTGAAATCTGTTCTTTTGTCTATAACCTTATTACTATGGCAACAATCCTCATTACCGGTGGCACTGGTCTTATCGGCAATTATCTCTCGCGGTTTCTCAAAGAAAAAGGCCACACGGTTGCCCTGCTGAGTCGTTCGGGCAAGCATTCGGAAGAATTTCCTGTCTATTTCTGGGACATCGACAAACAAATTATCGACCCGAAAGCTATCACTTCGGCCGACTATATCATCCACCTTGCCGGAGAAAACATAGGGGCAAAACGATGGACGGAAGAACGCAAAAAAGAGATTATCTCCAGCAGGATTCTGCCAACACAGCTTCTTTTCGATGCCATATCGAAAAGCTCGCATAAACCCGCAGCTTTTATTTCAGCTTCTGCCATAGGATATTATGGTGCCGTCACTTCATCGCATATCTTTACCGAGACAGATCCGGCGGCAAACGACTTTTTGGGCCATACCTGTCGCCAGTGGGAAAGCGAAGTTGACCGTTTTCAGGAACTCGCAATCAGAGTTGTCAAAATCAGAACCGGAATTGCCTTAACCTCTGCGGGAGGAGCTCTCGAGAAGATAAAAAAGCCTGTAGCCCTCGGACTTGGTGCTCCCTTAGGCTCTGGCAATCAATATATGCCTTGGATACACATTGACGATTTGTGCCATATCTATCTGAAAGCCATTGAGGATGCAACCATGCAAGGAGCTTATAATGCAGTAGCTCCGGAGCATGCAACCAACCGAGAGCTAATGGAAGCCATTGCCCGGGTGTTGCACAAAAAAATCCGTCTTCCGAAAATACCATCCACCGTGCTCAAATTAGCTTTGGGGCCAATGTCCGAAATGCTATTAACCGGAAGCCGTGTTTCGTCCGAAAAACTAATTGAGTCAGGCTTTCAATTCCGTTTCGCTAACCTTCAAGGTTCACTTACTGATTTATTAAAAAAAGAAATCCGGTTATAATGAAAATAAGATCAATTATCCTGTTTATTCTCATATTGTTGCAAAGTCCGGTAGCGGGACAAAACGCAACAAATAAAATCAAAATTTCCGACGACATTGATCTGATCCGGCTTTCACCCAACGCCTATATTCACGTGTCGAGGGCTTCTATGGGCTCATTCGGGATGGTTTCATCTAACGGATTGATTTTTATTGAAAAAGGCAAAGCATTCCTTTTCGACACTCCTGCCAACAACACTCAAACAAGGACATTGGTAAAATGGGTGGAGGATTCGCTACATGTCAGATTTGCCGGATTCGTACCCAACCACTGGCATGAGGACTGTATGGGAGGGCTTGGCTACCTCAAAACACGTCACATTCCATCGTATGCCAACCAGATGACCATCGCTCTTGCCAAACAACATCACCTTCCCGTTCCGGATAAAGGATTCAAAGATTCGCTGATTCTGCATCTTGGTAACAAAAGGGTAGAATGTTATTATCCGGGTAAAGGCCATTCCACAGACAATATCGTGGTATGGATTCCATCCGAAAAAATATTGTTTGCCGGCTGCATGGTAAAAGAGATGAAGGCAAATACCAAAGGCAATCTCTCGGATGCAGACGTAAAAGCCTGGCCTGCTACTATCAAAAAAGTGATGGCAAGATTTCAATCTGCCCGCATCGTGATTCCCGGACACGGAGAGGCCGGAGGGTTTGAATTGTTGCAACACACCATAGAAGTCGTCTGCAAATAGCCTCTACCCGACGATTCCGATTCTCACACAGTTGCAATCTAACTCTATTTTACTACCTTTGCATGAAGTTTTTAAGATACAAACATGGGCAGAATACTCGCCATTGATTACGGACAAAAACGCGTCGGAATCGCAGTTACCGATATACTGCGCATCACGGCTAACGGACTGACAACAGTACCTGTTGCGCAGATATTTGAGTTTTTGACAGACTATTTTACCAAAGAGCAGGTAGACACGGTAGTGGTAGGCTTACCCAAGCAAATGAACAACCAACCGTCGGAATCGATGCGTTTTATAACTCCGTTTGTCAATGGATTTAAAAAGCGGTTTCCTGCAATGACAATAGAGATGTATGATGAGCGTTTCACTTCCGTGTTGGCACACAAAGCCATGCTCGATGGAGGACTAAAGAAAAAAGCCCGTCAGGACAAATCGTTGGTCGATCAAATCAGTGCCACCATCATTTTGCAATCGTATCTTGAAAGCAAAAGACAATTTTGATTTATTAATAGCTAACCATTAATTTCAAGTGATTTATCCTATCTACACTTACGGCCAACCTGTTTTAAGAAAAGTAGCAGAACCAATCGACGCCAACTATCCGGATCTAAAGAAAGTAATCGACAATATGTTCGACACACTCTATCATTCTGACGGCATCGGTCTTGCTGCACCTCAGGTTGGACTTTCCATAAGACTTATCGTAATTGATTTAGCTCCGCTTTCAGAAACAAAAACAGAACTTCGTGATTTCAAGAAAGTACTTATCAATGCAGAAATTCTTGAACGCAGCGGAGAAGAAGTCAAAGAGGAAGAAGGCTGTCTGAGTCTTCCCGGAATTCAGGAATATGTTCCCAGAAGTAATAAAATCACCATTCGTTATTGTGACGAAAACTTCACAGAACATATCGAATCGTACGAAGATTATACTGCGAGAGTTATTCAACATGAGTACGATCACATTGACGGACACATGTTTATCGATCACATTTCACCTATCCGCCGCCAGTTAATCAAAGGAAAATTGTTAGCAATAAGCAAAGGAACGGTAAAATGCAGTTATAAGATTAAGCCTGTAAAATAAAGCGACAATATGCCTTATTCATCCAAACATATTTGCTCGAAAAGCGGATGCTTCCGTTTCCTGGCTGTCATCTGCATCGGACTGCTGGTAAATGCGTGCTCTATTTCGTATAAATTCAACGGATCATCCATCGATTATACGAAAACCAAAACAATCACCATTGCCGACTTTCCAAACAACGCGACGTTGGTTTACCCGCAATTGGCATCGAAACTCAATACCGCGCTCAAAGATTTCTTTAACCGCAGAACAAAATTACAGCAGGTTAAACGCAATGGAGACATGCAAATAGAGGGTGAAATTACGGATTACAGGCTGACTCCATTATCAATACAGGCAAATGCTTTGGCTGCACAAACGCAGCTTACAATGACGGTAAGGTTCAAATATACCAATACCAAGAATCCGAAAGATGATTTAGAGACCACGCTCTCGGCCTCTCAGACATTCGACAGTTCCAAGATGCTGACTGCTGTTCAGGAAGCGCTTGCAGATGAGATGGTAAAAGAAATTACCGAAAAGATATACAACCAAACAGTGGCAAGATGGTAATCAAACGTTCGTTATGACAATTGAACAGCTTTCTCAATGGATGCACGAGCCACACACTCTCAATCAGGAGCAGGTGGCAGAACTCAGGAAACTTTGCGAAGAGTTTCCCTATTTTGCCGTTTCCAGAATGCTACTGCTAAAAGGGCTTCGCAATACCAACGATGTTCTTTTTGAATCGGAAACCCGAAAAACAGCAGCCTATTGCCCTGACCGTCGAAAGCTTTACTTTCTGCTTTATCCTGTTACTGAAACGCAAAATCAATCTGGCAGCCTGTCTAAATCGCCTTACAATGATTTGCCCGGTGATTATTTCAGCTTGCAAGAAGTAAATGAACCGGAAGATAAGTCTCAGTCATTAAAGAGCCTTGCACAAAAATTAAAAGAAGCGCGGCAACAAAAAGCGGCCACTGCAACAACCATTCGAACGACAACGCCTGCTCCGGAAATCACAGAAGAACCCATCGAACTGGTAGAGGAAGAACTTATTTTCACGGAAGATGAGGCAATTCGCCTGATAAGAGCCAAGAATTTTGAAAAAGCACTTAAAATATTACGTGTTTTACATTTGAATATTCCAGAAAAAAGTGTTTACTTTGCAGACCAAATTCGGTATTTAGAAAAAATTATCGCAACTATTAATAAATCATAGCTATATGTACATTTTAGCAACTATTTTGATTGTTTTGGCAGCCATTTTGATGGTACTTGTCGTATTGGTTCAAAACTCCAAAGGCGGCGGGTTAGTATCTGGTTTTTCATCTTCCAACCAAATTATGGGTGTTCGTAAAACCACAGACTTCCTTGAAAAAGCAACCTGGGTGTTAGCAATTACAATCGTGGTACTGAGCGTAGTAGCTACAGGTTATGTAGAAAAACAATCTATGCAGGTAGGTTCTGATGTAACCGAAGGTGCAAGCGCAGCTCAACAACAGGAAGCTTCAAAAACTAAAATCCCGAATTTCAACGAAAACGCTAAGCCTCAATCGCAACCTCAGCAACAACCGGCTCAGCCTGCCCAACCGGCAAAATAAAAAAGAAAAAAAATTACGCGCTAAGTGCAAAATTGCATTGGTTTTTTTGCAATAAAAATTGTACCTTTGCAGCGCAAAAATCGGGGTGTAGCACAGTTGGCTAGCGCGCCACGTTCGGGACGTGGAGGTCGGAAGTTCGAGTCTTCTCACCCCGACCAAAAAGACCTGCAAATAGAACATTTGCAGGTCTTTTTTTTATACACCTGACGGCAAAAAAACGGTTACTCTCATCACATCGCATACAATTCAACAACATGGACAAATCAGTTATCATTACCAGCAACCTGACACAGGAAATAAACAATCAAATAGAACGTCTTTCTCCTGATTCGGTATTTCTTTTGGCAGACACAAATACTTATCGTCTTTGCCTCCCCCTGCTGGCGAAAGATAACAATATGGCGGCTTATCCTATCATTGAAATACCAGCCGGCGACGAAAACAAAAATCTGAACTCGTTGTCAATCGTTTGGGAATATCTTTCGTCTCACGGAGCTACCCGCAAATCATTATTAATTAATATAGGTGGCGGTATGACTACCGATTTGGGAGGTTTCGCTGCATCTACGTTCAAACGGGGCATTCAGTACATCAACGTCCCCACAAGCCTGCTGGGAGCTGTTGATGCAGCTGTAGGCGGAAAAACAGGCATCAACTTCAACGGGCTCAAGAATGAAGTCGGAGTAATACAATCGGCAGATGCCGTAATTCTCTATCCCGAATTCTTCCGCACATTGGATACTAAAAACATCCTGTCGGGATATGCAGAAATGTTGAAACATGCTTTGTTGAAATCGGAACAAGAGTGGAAAGATGTCGTTTCTTTTGATTTCGACAACATCAACTACGATCTTCTCGGCGAACTAACGCAACGCTCAATTGCCGTAAAAGAAGCCATTGTGGCGCAAGATCCTACAGAACAGAATATCCGCAAAGCGCTTAATTTGGGACACACTTTCGGTCATGCTTTCGAAAGCTTCTCTTATACATCGGAACAACCACTGCTACACGGTTACGCCGTGGCATTCGGAATGATTTGCGAAATTTATCTATCTCTGAAAAAGCTGGGCTTCCCGGCAACCATACTTTCACAGCTCGTACAACTTGTGAAAGAGAACTATGGGATAGTGCAATATAGTTGCAAAAACTACGACACACTGTATGAGCTGATGACTCACGACAAAAAGAATGATCGTTCGGGGATTAATTTTACGCTGATGGGCGGCATTGGAGATATTCGCATCAACCAACATGCCACCAAAGAAGAAATTTTTGAAGCATTCGACTTCTTAGCCGACTGTTTGGGAATTTGAAATTAACCGGCTCTCTCCTCCACCCGGGTCACAATATCGTCGACAAAGCTGAAATCGAGCACCGCTTTAGAATCGACAATCATTTGTGCCTGAGAATAAAACGGGTCGCGGGCTTGCAACATCTCATCGATGAACAAATGAAGCTCTGCGTCTGTTTTTTGGCTTACCAGGGGACGCTGAGAACGTCCGTGCTTAAGTCTCTCAACCAAAATATCCACCGGAGCACGTAAATAGATTGTCATCCCGGCCTCGTTCATCAATTTCATATTATCGTGAAAACAGGCAGCACCACCGCCTGTTGCTATCACCGTATCTTCAAATCCGCACACTTCCTGCAACATCGCATGTTCAAGATCGCGAAATCCGCTTTCTCCCCTCTCTTCAAAAAGCTGTGCAATGGTTTTATGAAAACGGCTTTCAATAAACGTATCGAGATCAACAAGCTGTAAGCCCAGTCGTGCCGAAAGCATTTTTCCGACAGTTGACTTACCGCTACCCATATATCCTACAAGAAAAATCGGATGCATTAACAATGAATAATTAAACGTTACAGAGATGAGCCAGCATGTTTCCCCCGGCAATATCTATTCCGCTGCAAAAAAAACAAAAAAAAGCGACATTCTCATCCTCTTATAGAGCCTTTTAAAAAAAAGAAGTAAATTTGCCCAACTAACGAGTTTAATGAGTTTTTTGCTTAATTGTCTGACAAACACCAAACACCCTTTAAGCAAACCCATTACTCAACCAGCCATTTCGATACAACTCCTATCTATGCAAAAAAGTTTAGTATCCATTACCGATTACTCCAAAGAAGAGATGCTTCGGATTTTGGACTATGCGGCGGAATTTGAAAAAAATCCCAACCAACACATTTTGGATGGCAAAGTGGTAGCCACCCTTTTTTTTGAGCCCTCAACACGGACTCGCCTGAGTTTTGAAACTGCCGTAAACCGCCTGGGCGGACGTATTATCGGATTTTCAGATGCGTCTACTTCCAGCTCTTCAAAAGGAGAGACACTGAAAGACACCATTAAAATGGTGAGTAACTATGCCGACCTTATTGTGATGCGCCATCCGCTCGAAGGAGCGGCACGTTACGCTTCGGAAGTAGCTAAAGTTCCGGTTATCAACGCCGGTGACGGTTCTAACCAACACCCGACACAAACTTTGTTGGATTTGTATTCAATCCGCAAAACGCAGGGACGCCTCACCGATCTGAATATTTACATGGTAGGTGACCTGAAATATGGACGTACGGTACACTCGCTGCTAATGGCAATGGCCCATTTCAAACCGACTTTCCATTTCATTGCTCCCGATGAATTGAAAATGCCGAATGAATACAAACAGTTTTGCGACGAACAAAACATCCCGTATTTCGAACATAAAGAATTGAACGAAAACATCAACGAAGCCGACATTTTGTATATGACCCGTGTACAACGGGAACGCTTTACCGACCTGATGGAATACGAAAAGGTGAAGAACGTCTATACCTTGAAAAGCAAAATGCTCGAGAACACCCGCGACAATTTGCGTATTCTCCACCCGCTACCCCGTGTGACCGAAATTGACTATGATGTGGACGACAGCGAAAAAGCATACTATTTTGATCAGGCTCAGAACGGACTTTACGTTCGCCAGGCTGTTATTTCCTGTTCTCTCGGATTATTGTAAACATAATAATTAAGCTTTTAACCCAACAAAAACATAAAAAATGAAATCCAGAATTCTGTTACTTGCAGTTTTTATTTTATCAATAGTGTCTGTTCAGGCTCAAACCCAAAACCGTCAGGATCGTGATCCGAATAAAAACGAAGACCTCTATTTCATTCCGGAAATACGGATTGGATACGGTTTTTTGGACACAAATAACCCAACGGTGTTAATCCCGGGTGCAAATAAAACCACTTACGACAATTATACCCCCATGTCTTACAGTGCGTTTATGAACTTTGGTTATCACTTCACACCATTGTACTCTGCCGGTATTGGCGTTGGTTTAATGCAATATGGCGGACCAAAATCCACCTCGCTACCGACCTACCTTGATTTCAGAGGTTATTTGCATGATGCTAAAAACACTCCGTTTGCCTTTGCTAAAGTTGGGGTATGTCTGCAATGGTGGAAAGCTTTTACTCCGGGATCATGGACAACTCTGGGTGTCGGTTACAAATTTTTCTCTGGCAAACAATGCTTCACAGCAGCTTTAGGATATGAGTTTAAGCACATCACTCCGTGGAATGACCTTCTCTCAGAAAACTATCAAAGTGGACAGTTCTCACTCAACCGCCACTCTATCACATTCACACTCGGTATGATTCTTCAATAAACAAAATAATGAGCAAAACAGAAAACAAGCAGGTGAAAATTGTTGCCGCCATCAAAGACGGCACAGTGATCGACCGTATTCCCTCCGACAAACTATTCAAGGTTGCATCGATCCTGCACATAGAGGAATTATCAAATCAGATTACGGTTGGTAATAATCTTGAAAGTCAGGAATTGGGAACAAAAGGCATCATAAAGGTGTCTGACAAGTTCTTTTCCGACAAAGACATTAATAAAATTGCACTGATTGCCCCGAATGCCAAACTGAACGTCATTCGTGATTATGTGGTAGTTGAAAAAAAGACCTTAAAGCTACCGTCTGTTCTTGAGGACATCGTAAAATGTGTCAATCCTAATTGCATCACCAACCATGAGCCGATGATGACTCGTTTTCATGTGGAAGATAACCACACACTGACTCTCCGTTGTGAATACTGCGAAAGAGTAATGAGCGGCGACGAGGTAAAAATTCTGTAAAAACATATGGAAGAGCACTCAAAAACCCTCTGGAAGCCCGGAACCATGATCTACCCCTTACCGGCCATCATGGTAAGTTGCGGAGAAACTGTAGAAGAGCACAATATCATAACTATCAGCTGGTTGGGCACAATTTGCACCAATCCTCCAATGTGTTACATCTCCGTACGTCCCGAACGTCATTCCTACCCTATCATTAAGAGGACGGGCGAATTTGTTCTGAATCTGACTACCGAAGACATGGCTTTTGCGACCGACTGGTGCGGAGTGCGATCGGGAAAGGATTTCAACAAATTCGAAGAAATGAAGCTTACCGCAGGTACCGCTTCGGCTGTTAACGCTCCTATCATCAAAG comes from Paludibacter jiangxiensis and encodes:
- the pyrB gene encoding aspartate carbamoyltransferase; amino-acid sequence: MQKSLVSITDYSKEEMLRILDYAAEFEKNPNQHILDGKVVATLFFEPSTRTRLSFETAVNRLGGRIIGFSDASTSSSSKGETLKDTIKMVSNYADLIVMRHPLEGAARYASEVAKVPVINAGDGSNQHPTQTLLDLYSIRKTQGRLTDLNIYMVGDLKYGRTVHSLLMAMAHFKPTFHFIAPDELKMPNEYKQFCDEQNIPYFEHKELNENINEADILYMTRVQRERFTDLMEYEKVKNVYTLKSKMLENTRDNLRILHPLPRVTEIDYDVDDSEKAYYFDQAQNGLYVRQAVISCSLGLL
- the pyrI gene encoding aspartate carbamoyltransferase regulatory subunit; protein product: MSKTENKQVKIVAAIKDGTVIDRIPSDKLFKVASILHIEELSNQITVGNNLESQELGTKGIIKVSDKFFSDKDINKIALIAPNAKLNVIRDYVVVEKKTLKLPSVLEDIVKCVNPNCITNHEPMMTRFHVEDNHTLTLRCEYCERVMSGDEVKIL
- a CDS encoding flavin reductase family protein produces the protein MEEHSKTLWKPGTMIYPLPAIMVSCGETVEEHNIITISWLGTICTNPPMCYISVRPERHSYPIIKRTGEFVLNLTTEDMAFATDWCGVRSGKDFNKFEEMKLTAGTASAVNAPIIKESPLNIECRVKEVLALGSHDMFIADVVSVQADERFIISETGQFDMKAANLIAYSHGHYYKLGEEIGKFGWSVQKKQ